The genomic DNA GTGATATGAGTGCTCTGGTGCTTGCAAACGCCCCCGGAGACGCAAACCATGCGTCGGATACCGGGGCCTAACTGTCGGAAGGGTGGACGTGTCCGAACCAGCTTCGATTTCCTCTGGTATTGCCGAGCGTTATGCGACGGCGATTTTTGAGCTCTCTCAGGAGACCAAGAAACTCTCTGATCTTGAGGCCGGTGTCGATGACCTGGCTGCCGCAATGGATGACAGCGCCGATCTGCGCGAAGTCATTTCCAGCCCGGTGATCAGCCGCGATGATCAAGGCAAAGCCATTGCCGCCGTCGCAAAGAAGATGAAACTGTCTGCAGCACTGGCGCAGGGACTGGGCGTAATGGCTGAAAAGCGTCGCCTGTTCGTGTTGCCACAGCTGATCGCGCAATTGCGCGCGCTCATAGCAGACCAAAAGGGCGAGATTTCCGCCGACGTCACCAGCGCCAAGGCGCTGACCAAGACACAAAGTGACAAACTGGCCAAGACGCTGAAGGCGCGCGTCGGCAAGGATGTTAAAATCAATGCGACCGTTGATGAAAGCCTCATTGGCGGTCTTATCGTAAAGGTGGGCTCGAAGATGATCGACACGTCGATCCGATCCAAGCTCTCTTCCCTCCAGAATTCAATGAAAGAGGTCGGATAAATGGGTATCCAAGCGGCAGAGATTTCTGCAATCCTGAAGGACCAGATCAAGAACTTCGGGCAAGAAGCCGAAGTTTCCGAAGTTGGTCGGGTTCTGTCCGTCGGTGACGGTATCGCCCGTGTGCACGGTCTGGACAATGTGCAGGCCGGCGAGCTGGTCGAATTTCCCGGCTCGATCATGGGCATGGCCCTGAACCTCGAAGCTGACAACGTCGGCGTCGTGATCTTTGGTTCGGACCGTGACATTAAAGAAGGCGACACCGTCAAGCGGACCAAGTCGATCGTGGACGTGCCAATCGGCGACGGCCTGCTGGGTCGTGTTGTTGATGGTCTGGGTAACCCACTGGACGGCAAGGGCCCGATTGAAAGCACGACGCGCGGTTTGGCCGACGTTAAGGCACCGGGCATCATTCCGCGTAAATCGGTACACGAACCCATGGCAACCGGCCTGAAGGCCGTGGACAGCATGATCCCCGTTGGCCGTGGCCAGCGCGAGCTTATCATTGGCGACCGTCAGACCGGCAAGACCGCGATCGCGCTCGACACGATGCTGAACCAGAAATCGATTAATGACGCCGCTGGCGACGACGAGATCGAAGAAACTCTACTGCGTTTACGTTGCGGTTGGCCAAAAGCGGTCGACTGTTGCGCAGTTGGTGAAGAAGCTGGAAGAAAACGGCGCGATGGAATACTCCATCATCGTCGCGGCCACCGCGTCCGATCCCGCACCGATGCAGTTCCTTGCGCCTTATTCGGCGACCGCGATGGCAGAGCATTTCCGCGACAACGGCCGTCACGCCCTGATCGTGTATGATGACCTGTCCAAACAGGCCGTCGCCTATCGCCAGATGTCGCTGCTGCTGCGTCGTCCGCCCGGACGTGAAGCCTATCCTGGTGACGTTTTCTATCTGCACTCTCGCCTGCTGGAACGTTCGGCCAAGCTGAACGAAGACAATGGCGGCGGTTCGCTGACGGCTCTGCCGATCATCGAAACCCAAGGTGGTGACGTTTCGGCGTTTATTCCGACCAATGTGATTTCGATCACTGACGGTCAGATCTTCCTTGAAACCGATCTGTTCTTCCAAGGTATCCGCCCGGCTGTGAACACAGGTCTGTCGGTGTCTCGTGTGGGCTCGTCCGCTCAGACCAACGCGATGAAATCCGTCGCGGGCCCGGTTAAGCTGGAGCTGGCGCAGTATCGCGAGATGGCCGCCTTTGCTCAGTTCGGTTCCGATCTGGACGCCGCAACCCAGCAGTTGCTGAACCGTGGTGCGCGTCTGACCGAGCTGATGAAGCAACCGCAATATTCGCCGCTGACCAACGCAGAAATCGTTTGCGTGATTTATGCCGGTACCAAAGGGTATCTGGACAAGATCAAGGTCAATGAGGTCGGTCGCTTTGAAGCTGGCCTGCTGAAGCACCTGCGCGGCAAGCACGCGGCACTGTTGGACATGATCACCAAGGAAGACCCGAAGATCAAAGGGGACGCCGAGGAAAAGATCAAAGCAGCGCTGGACGAATACGCCGCTGATTTCGCTTAAGGGAAAGGACAAGGGCACATGCCAAGTCTCAAGGACCTTAAAAGCCGGATCGAGTCGGTCAAATCGACCCGCAAGATCACCAAGGCCATGCAAATGGTTGCCGCGGCGAAACTGCGCCGCGCGCAGGAAGCTGCCGAAATGGCCCGTCCCTATACCGAGCGTTTCAACGCCGTTATGGGGCGGCTGTCGGCTGCGGTTGGCGATAATGAAAGCGCGCCCAAGCTGCTGGCTGGTACGGGTAAGCAAGAAACCTATCTGCTGATCGTGATGACCGCCGAACGCGGTCTTTGCGGTGGCTTCAACGCCAACATCGCCAAGCTGGCCAAGCAAGAGGCGAGCGATTTGCTGGCCAAAGGCAAGACAGTCAAGATCATCACGGTCGGCAAAAAGGGCCGTGACGCGATGAAGCGTGATTTTGGGAAGTATTTCGTGCATCACGTCGATTTCAGCGAAGTGAAACGCGTAAGCTACGGCGACGCACAAATCGTGGCAGCCGAAGTGCTCGACCGGTTTGATGCCGGCGAGTTCGACGTGGCGAAAATCTTCTTCTCACGCTTCGAGAACGTCGTCTCTCAGCACCCTACGGTGCAACAGATCATTCCGGCGGATTTCGATGCGCCAGAAGAGAGCGATGGTGGCACGTTCTACGATTACGAGCCCGACGAGCAGGCGATCCTTGCTGATCTTCTGCCGCGTGGCGTCGCGACCGCAATCTTTAGCGCATTGCTGGAGAATGGCGCGTCCGAGCAAGGTGCGCGTATGTCCGCAATGGACAACGCGACCCGCAACGCAGGCGAGATGATCGACAAGCTGACCATTCAGTACAACCGCTCGCGTCAGGCTGTGATCACGAACGAGCTGATTGAAATTATTTCGGGCGCGGAAGCGCTCTAAAGAACCGGAGACGAAACATGGCAAACGCAAAAGGCAAAATCACGCAGGTGATCGGCGCCGTGGTCGACGTTCAGTTCGGCGACCACCTGCCCGAGATTCTGAACGCGCTGAACACCGAGAACAACGGCAAGAAGCTGGTTCTCGAAGTGGCACAGCACTTGGGCGAAAACACTGTACGTACCATCGCGATGGACGCCACCGAAGGCCTCGTTCGCGGTCAGGAAGTGACAGACACCGATGGTCCGATCACTGTGCCCGTCGGCAACGCGACGCTGGGCCGTATCCTGAACGTCGTGGGCGAGCCCGTGGACGAAGGTGGCCCCGTCGCCGCAACTGAAACCCGCTCGATCCACCAGGACGCGCCGACCTTTGCCGAACAGGCAACCAGCTCGGACATCCTTGTGACCGGGATCAAGGTCGTCGACCTGCTGGCTCCTTATGCCAAGGGTGGTAAAATTGGCCTCTTCGGCGGTGCCGGTGTGGGCAAGACGGTTCTGATCATGGAACTGATCAATAACATCGCCAAGGTTCACTCGGGTTTCTCGGTTTTTGCCGGTGTTGGCGAGCGGACGCGTGAAGGGAACGACCTCTATCACGAGATGATCGAATCCAACGTCATCAACCCCGATGATCTGGAGAAATCGCAGGTGGCACTGGTTTACGGCCAGATGAACGAGCCTCCGGGAGCGCGGATGCGTGTTGCTCTGACTGGCCTGACATTGGCCGAGCAGTTCCGCGACCAGTCCGGGACCGACGTTCTGTTCTTCGTTGACAACATCTTCCGCTTTACACAAGCGGGCTCCGAGGTGTCGGCGCTTCTGGGTCGTATCCCGTCTGCTGTGGGTTATCAGCCGACACTGGCGACCGACATGGGCGCGATGCAGGAGCGCATCACCTCGACCAAGGCCGGTTCGATCACGTCCGTGCAGGCCGTTTACGTCCCTGCGGATGACCTTACCGACCCTGCGCCTGCAACGTCGTTTGCGCACCTTGACGCCACAACCGTTCTGTCGCGTGCGATCTCTGAGCTGGGTATTTACCCTGCTGTTGACCCGCTCGATTCAACGTCGCGTCTGATGGACCCCGCCGTTGTTGGCGAGGAGCACTATCAGGTTGCACGTGACGTTCAGGGTATCTTGCAACGTTACAAATCCTTGCAGGACATCATCGCCATTCTCGGTATGGACGAACTGAGCGAAGAGGACAAATTGACCGTGGCCCGCGCCCGGAAAATTCAACGCTTCCTGTCGCAACCTTTCGACGTCGCGAAAGTGTTCACCGGTTCGGATGGTGTGCAGGTTCCTCTGGAAGAAACCATCGCATCGTTCAAAGCCGTGGTTGCCGGTGAATACGATCACCTGCCCGAAGGCGCGTTTTACATGGTTGGCGGCATTGACGAAGTCAAAGCCAAAGCCGAGCGTATGGCAGCCGACGCCGCATAAGCAAGTGGTGGGCTGAAAGCCCATCCTACGGCAACGATCCAGATGTAGGGTGGGCTTTCAGCCCACCTTCCATCGCAAGAGGAGGCCAAGATGGCTGATAAAGTGCAATTCGATCTGGTGTCGCCCGAGCGTTTGCTGGCGTCCGTCGAAGCAACCGAGGTGCAAATCCCCGGTGCCGAAGGCGACATGACCGCGATGGCCGACCACGCCCCGCTGATCACCACACTGCGCCCCGGTATCGTGCGCGTAACGGGTGGCGATGGCGCTGGCGAATATATCGTGACTGGCGGCTTTGCTGAAATCAACGCAACCGGCGTGTCGGTTCTGGCCGAGCGTGCTGTGGCGCGTGCGGACGTTACGCAAGAAGACTATGATGTCATGGTCAGTGCTGCCAAGGCCGCGCTGAAAAAGGCCGAAGATACATTTGTGAACGAACCCGGTCCGGTCGACGATGCTGCCAAACTGCTGGCGGATATGGTCGCTCTGGGTGATGAGATCGGTCTATCGGCGAGCTTCTCGGCGTAAACCGACTTGCCTTGACGACTAGAGGGGCCTGCTGACGAGCGGGCCCTTTTCGTTGGTGGCCTGATGCGTTGCACAGTCGGGACGAAACTTCGGATCAAGGTGCCGTTACGATTGCATTTTCCGTCCCGGCATCACATTTTTGCCGAATTGGGCGGCTAGACCTCGCCCCGAGGGTAGCAGTGAAGACATAATGAAGCGATTTGACAACAAGCTGATTGGGATCGATCAGGGCGAGATAGTCCTGTTTTCAGATTATGAGAGTGACGGCGATATGTGGGTTGGCGAGGGTGATCGCACGCGCCTACATACGATCCGGTTCACCGAGCGGTTTCGCACGCCGCCGGTCGTGCATTGCGCTCTGTCGATGTGGGACATCGACAGCGGTACGAATGCCCGTATCGAAGTCAGCGCCGAAAATATTGCCGAAGAGGGATTCGAAGTCGTGTTTCGCACTTGGGCGGATACCCATGTCGCACGCGCGCGCGTGCGCTGGATGGCAATCGGCGAATTGCATCACGACGACGACTGGGAGCTTTACTGACGTCAGGCAGGGCAGGCTGAAGCCCGGCATTCGAACGGTCAGTTTCCGAACTGTCCCTCGTAAACTGGCTCCAGTGTCGGTGTGTCAAAGAGTGACGAAACCGATGTGCCGTTCCAGATATTCAGAATTGCCTGCGCAAAAACCGGCGCGGTGGGTATAATGCGGATGTTTGACGTCGCGCGCACGGCGTCGGTGGGCGCGATGGTGTCGGTGATGACCATGCTTTTCAGCACGGAATTGGTGATCCGTTCCACGGCCGGGCCGGACATAACCCCGTGCGTGGTGTAGGCGTGTACCTCTGACGCACCGTTTTCCAGCAACACTTCGGCGGCTTTGCAAAGCGTACCGGCGGTGTCACACATGTCATCGACGATGATACATTTTTTGCCCGTAACGTCGCCGATCACGGTCATTTCCGCCACTTCGCCCGCTTTCTCGCGGCGTTTGTCCACAATGCTAAGTGGCGCAGAGATCCGTTTGGCCAATTCACGGGCGCGGGCCACGCCGCCGACGTCAGGTGAGACGATCATCACGTCGTCGAGGCTACCTTTGAACTGCTTCATGATATCGAGGGCAAAAACCGGAGACGCATAGAGGTTATCAACCGGAATATCAAAGAATCCCTGAATCTGCGCTGCGTGCAGGTCCATCGTCAGTACACGTTCGATACCTGCCTCGACGATCATGTTCGCCACCAGCTTGGCCGAGATCGGCGTGCGTGCCTTGGACCGGCGATCCTGTCGTGCGTAGCCGAAATACGGGATCACCGCAGTGATCCGCTGGGCCGAGGAACGGCGCAGCGCATCGGCCATGATCAGGAGTTCCATCAGGTTGTCATTGGCCGGATTCGAGGTCGGCTGAATGATGAACATATCCTCGCCGCGCACATTCTCGAACACCTCGACGAAAATCTCGCCATCGTTGAACCGCTCAACTCTTGCATCGACCAGTCCGACATTCACCCCCCGATGCATCGACATGCGCCGCGCGATGGCCGTGGCGAGCGGCATGTTGGCATTGCCCGAAATCAGCTTCGGTTCTGGTGTGGCTGGCATGTGAGGTGTCCCCGTGCGGTGGCTGAATGACAGATTCGTGACGTTGACACCGCTTAGCATGCGCGTAGGGTCTGGCAAAGCAGCACAGCCGTGGAAGGAGCCGGAAAATGGCCCATATTGACTACTTTTTCTCTACGATTTCTCCGTTTACCTATCTGACGGGCACCGCTTTGGCAGAAATAGCCGAGCGCAATGGCGCCAGTGTAACCTATAAGCCGCTGGATATCATGGCGCTGTTTTCGCGCACCGGGGGCACACCGCCCAAGGATCGGCACCCATCGCGGCAGGCCTATCGGTTGCAGGACATGGAGCGGCGCGCCCGGCGGCTGGACAAGCCACTGAACCTGAAACCGGCGCACTGGCCGACAAATTCGGCGCCTTCCTCCTATGCGATCATTGCGGCCCAGAACGCGGGTGGGGGTGATCTCGCGGGGCTGGTGCATGCGTTCGGTCGTGCTGTCTGGGCAGAGGAACGCGATATCGCTGCGGATGACGTGGTGCGTGATTGCCTGACTTCTGCGGGTTTCGACGCTGGACTGGCCGATAGCGGGTTGCTCGAAGGGGCGGACACCTACGCCACGAACCTTGAGAGCGCGGTCAAAGAAGGAGCGTTCGGCGCACCGTTTTACATCGTGGACAGCGGCCAGTGTTTCTGGGGGCAGGATCGGCTGGAGGATCTGGATCTGCATCTGGCTGGCAAACTCTAGACGATGCCGCGCGGGCAAAAGGGCGGTTTTGACGTTTTTTGGACAACCTATGGGCAGGGACCGCGTCAGGCGGTTCTGATCCATTGTGCCCTCGCGCAATCGGCTGTCTGGGGTGGCATGGCGCGACATCTGTCCGGCGCGTTGACGATGACCGCGTTTGACATGCCTGGACACGGTCGCAGTGGGGCGTTGACGGCTACGCACGGCGAATATCAGGCCCTTACGGCTGGGATCGCTGCGGATTTTGCCCAGAACGGCCCTGTGGATGCGATCGGTCATTCCTTTGGCGCGACTGCTGCATTGCGAATGGCGGTTCTCTGGCCCGAGCGGGTTCGATCGCTGGTCCTGATAGAGCCGGTGTTCTTTGCCGCTGCGTATCGCGCCTATCCCGATGTCGGTCAGGCTCATCAGGCTTTGGAAGCCGAGATAAACACGGCGTTGTCTCAAGGGGATCTCAGGTATGCAGCAAAGTGCTTTCTGGCGATCTGGGGCAATGGTGTCTCGTGGGAGGATCTGGAAGAGGCGCAGCGTGTGGAATTGTCGGGGCAAATGGCGCTGATCGAAGCGACGCATCCCGCGCTCTACGAGGATGTGGGTGGGATGCTGGAGCCGGGTGTACTGGAGGGCCTGAATATACCGGTGCTGCTGATCGAAGGTAGTAAATCCCCAGCGATCATCGAGGCGATAAACGAAGTGCTCGCCTCACGGCTGCCCAATGCCAAGCGATCAATGATCGTTGGAGCGGGCCATATGGCCCCGCTCAGCCATCCAAGCCAGATCAGCACCGAAATTCTGCGGTTTTTGCGGCGCGCCGAGACCTAGACGGTTCCGCAAGGCAGGGTGAACCAAGGTCGCAAGAAAACGTGCTGTGTATGGCATCGGACAAATTGAAATGTGTTCGATTTCCTCGTGAGCAAATCGTCATATGCAATCTTGGGTTGATCGAAGTTTGACGAAATATTCTGAAAGAGCGACGCCTTACGCGGCGTCGAAGTTAGCTAGAGCGCTAACAAGATTGCGAAGGGTCTGAGTAGATGGGTGGTACGCCAGTTTCGTTGGCGGGTGATCCAGACAGCACAGCGACAATGCCTTGGGCGCTGGAAAAAGGGCATGAAACCCGAGCTGCTGCTGTTTCAGTTCTTCAACGTATGACAGGACGGCGAGATCAAATCAGAGATGAACGTGGCCGACGCGCTAGAACCACGGCATCTGGTTGTTGACTTCAAAGGCACCTACGCGTCCGTGGGCGGTGCCCCGCCTCCACTGCACGGTTCGAACCCGATTGCGGATAAGGGTCCGTATTTCCCAAAAAGTCTGCCCTTTGCCATGTCGATTATTTTGCCGCTGACAGCATCAATCGCCCATTTTCGTAACTCGCGGCAGGACCTGTGGGGTGAAACCAAGAATGATGGCCGGGGAAAACATGAATACAGACCGGAATTCTCTAAAAAATAGCAGAAGCTATGAACGCTTCCGAACCGGACAAGGAGGGCATCGAGATCGTCACACTGATTTCGGACCGCAATAAATGACAGGTGATGAAGCGGTAAGAGGGGTGCGAAGCTCTCTTTGGTCTGATGTGGTTATGTATCAAGGACGGCCGCGTTCAATGCGGCGCTTGCTTTGCGCGCAGGGTCGCGGCGAAAGTTGCAGGTCTCAAGGATGTGACCGACTACCGGGACAATACGTTTCCCGTTGTGTTGACCATAGTAGAGTTGGCACACCCTGACCGGATCAGTGAAAACGATGGGGGCATGTCGCAGCAAGCCCATTGGACCAATTAGTTACGCGATCGGTAGCCCTGCGGATATCACTCCTTGAGCAATGCCAAGAAGGTGTCGATCTGGTCGCGGGAAATGGACCAGTCGCAGACCAACCTCATTTTTATGGGCTCTTCCGGGTCGCCATCAAGCGCCCCCCAGAGGCCGTAAACCGCGCCTGCGGCATGCAATCGTTTATGGGTCTTGCGGGGCAGGGTGGCAAAGATCATGTTGGCCTGCGGTTCTGCCACAAACGTTAGTTCGGGCACATCGCGCAACCCCGCGGCCAGATATGCCGCATTGGCATTGGCGGCCCTAGCAGCCTCTTGCCAAGCGTCGTCTTGCAGATAGCCCTGCATCTGTGCCGACAGATAGCGGTGCTTTGAGAACAGA from Roseovarius pelagicus includes the following:
- a CDS encoding ribose-phosphate pyrophosphokinase, with product MPATPEPKLISGNANMPLATAIARRMSMHRGVNVGLVDARVERFNDGEIFVEVFENVRGEDMFIIQPTSNPANDNLMELLIMADALRRSSAQRITAVIPYFGYARQDRRSKARTPISAKLVANMIVEAGIERVLTMDLHAAQIQGFFDIPVDNLYASPVFALDIMKQFKGSLDDVMIVSPDVGGVARARELAKRISAPLSIVDKRREKAGEVAEMTVIGDVTGKKCIIVDDMCDTAGTLCKAAEVLLENGASEVHAYTTHGVMSGPAVERITNSVLKSMVITDTIAPTDAVRATSNIRIIPTAPVFAQAILNIWNGTSVSSLFDTPTLEPVYEGQFGN
- a CDS encoding 2-hydroxychromene-2-carboxylate isomerase, with translation MAHIDYFFSTISPFTYLTGTALAEIAERNGASVTYKPLDIMALFSRTGGTPPKDRHPSRQAYRLQDMERRARRLDKPLNLKPAHWPTNSAPSSYAIIAAQNAGGGDLAGLVHAFGRAVWAEERDIAADDVVRDCLTSAGFDAGLADSGLLEGADTYATNLESAVKEGAFGAPFYIVDSGQCFWGQDRLEDLDLHLAGKL
- a CDS encoding F0F1 ATP synthase subunit gamma, translating into MPSLKDLKSRIESVKSTRKITKAMQMVAAAKLRRAQEAAEMARPYTERFNAVMGRLSAAVGDNESAPKLLAGTGKQETYLLIVMTAERGLCGGFNANIAKLAKQEASDLLAKGKTVKIITVGKKGRDAMKRDFGKYFVHHVDFSEVKRVSYGDAQIVAAEVLDRFDAGEFDVAKIFFSRFENVVSQHPTVQQIIPADFDAPEESDGGTFYDYEPDEQAILADLLPRGVATAIFSALLENGASEQGARMSAMDNATRNAGEMIDKLTIQYNRSRQAVITNELIEIISGAEAL
- the atpD gene encoding F0F1 ATP synthase subunit beta; amino-acid sequence: MANAKGKITQVIGAVVDVQFGDHLPEILNALNTENNGKKLVLEVAQHLGENTVRTIAMDATEGLVRGQEVTDTDGPITVPVGNATLGRILNVVGEPVDEGGPVAATETRSIHQDAPTFAEQATSSDILVTGIKVVDLLAPYAKGGKIGLFGGAGVGKTVLIMELINNIAKVHSGFSVFAGVGERTREGNDLYHEMIESNVINPDDLEKSQVALVYGQMNEPPGARMRVALTGLTLAEQFRDQSGTDVLFFVDNIFRFTQAGSEVSALLGRIPSAVGYQPTLATDMGAMQERITSTKAGSITSVQAVYVPADDLTDPAPATSFAHLDATTVLSRAISELGIYPAVDPLDSTSRLMDPAVVGEEHYQVARDVQGILQRYKSLQDIIAILGMDELSEEDKLTVARARKIQRFLSQPFDVAKVFTGSDGVQVPLEETIASFKAVVAGEYDHLPEGAFYMVGGIDEVKAKAERMAADAA
- a CDS encoding F0F1 ATP synthase subunit epsilon, with product MADKVQFDLVSPERLLASVEATEVQIPGAEGDMTAMADHAPLITTLRPGIVRVTGGDGAGEYIVTGGFAEINATGVSVLAERAVARADVTQEDYDVMVSAAKAALKKAEDTFVNEPGPVDDAAKLLADMVALGDEIGLSASFSA
- a CDS encoding F0F1 ATP synthase subunit delta, yielding MDVSEPASISSGIAERYATAIFELSQETKKLSDLEAGVDDLAAAMDDSADLREVISSPVISRDDQGKAIAAVAKKMKLSAALAQGLGVMAEKRRLFVLPQLIAQLRALIADQKGEISADVTSAKALTKTQSDKLAKTLKARVGKDVKINATVDESLIGGLIVKVGSKMIDTSIRSKLSSLQNSMKEVG
- a CDS encoding H-type lectin domain-containing protein produces the protein MKRFDNKLIGIDQGEIVLFSDYESDGDMWVGEGDRTRLHTIRFTERFRTPPVVHCALSMWDIDSGTNARIEVSAENIAEEGFEVVFRTWADTHVARARVRWMAIGELHHDDDWELY
- a CDS encoding alpha/beta fold hydrolase; this translates as MPRGQKGGFDVFWTTYGQGPRQAVLIHCALAQSAVWGGMARHLSGALTMTAFDMPGHGRSGALTATHGEYQALTAGIAADFAQNGPVDAIGHSFGATAALRMAVLWPERVRSLVLIEPVFFAAAYRAYPDVGQAHQALEAEINTALSQGDLRYAAKCFLAIWGNGVSWEDLEEAQRVELSGQMALIEATHPALYEDVGGMLEPGVLEGLNIPVLLIEGSKSPAIIEAINEVLASRLPNAKRSMIVGAGHMAPLSHPSQISTEILRFLRRAET